A part of Microbacterium terregens genomic DNA contains:
- the secG gene encoding preprotein translocase subunit SecG, producing MQILEFVLQVLLGITSLLLTLLILLHKGRGGGLSDMFGGGMTSALGSSGLAERNLNRFTVVLALAWFVSIVALGLLTKFASV from the coding sequence GTGCAGATCCTAGAGTTCGTCCTGCAGGTGCTCCTGGGCATCACCAGCCTGCTGCTGACACTTCTCATCCTGCTCCACAAGGGACGCGGCGGCGGTCTGTCCGACATGTTCGGCGGCGGCATGACGTCTGCCCTGGGCTCCTCGGGCTTGGCTGAGCGCAACCTCAACCGGTTCACCGTCGTGCTGGCGCTCGCATGGTTTGTCTCGATCGTGGCCCTGGGGCTCCTGACGAAGTTCGCGAGCGTCTGA
- a CDS encoding superoxide dismutase, producing the protein MANYTLPDLPYDYAALEPHISATIMQLHHDKHHQAYVTGANTALEQLAEARQSGNLANVNKLQKDLAFNLGGHTNHSIFWTNLSPDGGDKPTGELESAIGDFFGSFDAFQAQFTAAALGVQGSGWAGLFWDSIGQNLIIQQFFDQQGQIVAGTVPLLLLDVWEHAYYLDYKNVRADYVKAFWNIANWADVQSRFTAAREKTSGLLVLS; encoded by the coding sequence ATGGCGAACTACACGTTGCCCGACCTCCCCTACGACTACGCCGCTCTTGAGCCGCACATCAGTGCGACGATCATGCAGCTGCATCACGACAAGCACCATCAGGCGTACGTCACCGGCGCCAACACCGCCCTCGAGCAGCTTGCCGAGGCCCGCCAGAGCGGCAACCTCGCGAACGTCAACAAGCTGCAGAAGGACCTCGCCTTCAACCTCGGCGGGCACACCAACCACTCCATCTTCTGGACGAACCTCTCCCCGGACGGCGGCGACAAGCCGACCGGCGAGCTCGAGTCGGCCATCGGCGACTTCTTCGGATCCTTCGATGCGTTCCAGGCCCAGTTCACCGCCGCCGCGCTCGGCGTCCAGGGCTCGGGATGGGCAGGCCTGTTCTGGGACTCGATCGGCCAGAACCTGATCATCCAGCAGTTCTTCGACCAGCAGGGTCAGATCGTGGCCGGCACGGTGCCGCTGCTGCTTCTGGACGTCTGGGAGCACGCGTACTACCTGGACTACAAGAACGTCCGCGCCGACTATGTGAAGGCGTTCTGGAACATCGCGAACTGGGCAGACGTCCAGTCGCGCTTCACCGCCGCCCGCGAGAAGACCTCGGGCCTGCTGGTACTGTCATAG
- the uvrA gene encoding excinuclease ABC subunit UvrA, with protein sequence MPIVPVAAPGNSSGKLSVRGARVHNLKNVDLDIPRDSLVVFTGLSGSGKSSLAFDTIFAEGQRRYVESLSAYARQFLGQVDRPDVDFIEGLSPAVSIDQKSTNRNPRSTVGTITEIHDYMRLLWARIGVPHCPVCGEIIQRQTVQQIADQLMELPEKTRYQIVAPVVSQKKGEFVDLFKELSAKGYARAVVDGELIQLAEPPVLKKSYKHDIAVVVDRLVAGPEILSRVTDSVETALGLAGGIMQVNFVDEEGDAAWQSFSEKLACPNGHPLQLTEIEPRTFSFNAPFGACPTCSGLGTRMSVDVDLMLGDDELSIREGVIIPWTTQGKGLFQYYERLLEGLAADLNFSLDTPWRDLRFDVQEAVLRGENYKVTVKWKNRYGREMRYSSGFEGVVPYIERQYVQADSDSQRQRWSEYLREVPCLSCNGDRLKPEVLAVLVHGHSIADASRLSLGDAQEYFAQLELTEREAKIAAQVLREIRARLNFLLQVGLNYLSLSRSAWSLSGGEAQRIRLATQIGSGLTGVLYVLDEPSIGLHQRDNRRLIETLLALRDLGNTLIVVEHDEETIHAADWVVDIGPRAGVDGGHVVHSGPLADLLNDPRSITGDYLAGRRAIPTPSKRRRIDKKRMVTVVGARENNLRNVTVDFPLGVMTAVTGVSGSGKSSLVNGILYEVLATRLNGARRIAGKHTRVTGLDNLDKVVHVDQAPIGRTPRSNPATYTGVFDRIRALFSETPEAKVRGYQPGRFSFNVKGGRCEACSGDGTIKIEMNFLPDVYVDCEVCHGKRYNRDTLSVHYKGKNIAEVLEMPIEEAAEFFEPIQAIHRYLKTLVDVGLGYVRLGQSATTLSGGEAQRVKLATELQRRSNGRSVYVLDEPTTGLHFEDVQRLLEVLNSLVDKGNTVIVIEHNLDVIKSSDWVIDLGPEGGSGGGQVVATGTPEQVAQTEGSFTGAFLAEVLGITAVRKAG encoded by the coding sequence GTGCCCATCGTCCCTGTCGCCGCGCCCGGAAACTCCAGTGGCAAACTGAGTGTTCGCGGCGCCCGCGTTCACAATCTCAAGAACGTCGACCTCGACATCCCCCGCGATTCCCTCGTCGTCTTCACCGGCCTCAGCGGATCGGGCAAGTCCAGCCTCGCCTTCGACACGATCTTCGCCGAGGGCCAGCGCCGCTACGTGGAATCACTGAGCGCGTATGCACGTCAGTTCCTCGGGCAGGTCGACCGCCCCGACGTCGATTTCATCGAGGGACTGAGTCCCGCCGTCTCGATCGATCAGAAGTCGACCAACCGGAACCCGCGGTCGACGGTCGGCACGATCACCGAGATTCACGACTACATGCGCCTGCTCTGGGCGCGGATCGGCGTGCCGCACTGTCCCGTCTGCGGTGAGATCATCCAGCGACAGACCGTGCAGCAGATCGCGGACCAGCTGATGGAGCTGCCTGAGAAGACGCGGTACCAGATCGTCGCACCGGTGGTCTCGCAGAAGAAGGGCGAGTTCGTCGACCTCTTCAAGGAGCTCTCGGCCAAGGGATACGCCCGTGCGGTCGTCGACGGTGAGTTGATCCAGCTCGCCGAACCCCCGGTCTTGAAGAAGAGCTACAAGCACGACATCGCCGTGGTCGTGGACCGGCTCGTCGCCGGCCCGGAAATCCTCAGCAGGGTGACGGACTCCGTCGAGACGGCGCTGGGCCTGGCCGGCGGCATCATGCAGGTCAACTTCGTCGACGAGGAGGGGGATGCCGCGTGGCAGTCGTTCTCCGAGAAGCTCGCGTGCCCCAACGGGCACCCGCTCCAGCTCACGGAGATCGAACCGCGCACCTTTTCGTTCAACGCGCCGTTCGGAGCCTGCCCCACCTGCTCGGGCCTCGGCACTCGCATGTCCGTGGACGTGGATCTCATGCTCGGCGACGACGAACTGTCGATCCGCGAAGGCGTCATCATCCCGTGGACCACTCAGGGCAAGGGTCTCTTCCAGTACTACGAGCGGCTTCTTGAGGGTCTGGCCGCCGACCTCAACTTCTCGCTGGATACCCCCTGGCGCGACCTTCGGTTCGATGTGCAGGAGGCCGTCCTGCGGGGCGAGAACTACAAGGTCACCGTCAAGTGGAAGAACCGGTACGGCCGTGAGATGCGCTATTCGTCCGGTTTCGAGGGAGTCGTGCCGTACATCGAGCGTCAGTACGTGCAGGCCGACTCGGACTCGCAGCGTCAGCGCTGGTCGGAGTACCTGCGCGAAGTGCCGTGTCTGTCCTGCAACGGCGACCGGCTCAAGCCAGAGGTCCTCGCTGTTCTCGTGCACGGGCACTCGATCGCGGATGCCTCGCGCCTGAGTCTGGGCGATGCTCAGGAGTATTTCGCGCAACTCGAGCTCACCGAGCGCGAGGCGAAGATCGCCGCACAGGTGCTGCGGGAGATCCGTGCCCGCCTGAACTTCCTGCTGCAGGTCGGGCTGAACTACCTCAGCCTCAGCCGGTCGGCCTGGTCCCTCTCGGGCGGCGAGGCACAGCGGATCCGCCTCGCCACGCAGATCGGCTCCGGTCTGACGGGCGTGCTGTACGTCCTCGACGAGCCTTCGATCGGTCTGCACCAGCGTGACAACCGCCGGCTGATCGAAACGCTGCTGGCCCTGCGCGATCTCGGAAACACGTTGATCGTCGTCGAGCACGACGAGGAGACCATCCACGCGGCCGACTGGGTCGTCGACATCGGCCCGCGGGCGGGCGTCGACGGGGGCCACGTCGTGCACTCGGGTCCGCTCGCAGACCTGTTGAACGATCCCCGGTCGATCACCGGCGACTATCTGGCCGGCCGCCGGGCGATCCCCACGCCGAGCAAACGCCGTCGAATCGACAAGAAGCGCATGGTGACCGTCGTCGGGGCGCGCGAGAACAACCTCCGCAACGTGACCGTCGACTTCCCGCTCGGCGTGATGACCGCCGTGACCGGTGTCAGCGGCTCGGGCAAGTCCTCACTGGTGAACGGCATCTTGTACGAGGTGCTGGCCACACGCCTCAACGGGGCACGCCGGATCGCGGGCAAGCACACGCGAGTGACGGGCCTGGACAACCTGGACAAGGTGGTGCACGTCGATCAGGCGCCGATCGGGCGCACGCCTCGTTCCAACCCCGCGACGTACACGGGAGTCTTCGACCGCATCCGGGCGCTGTTCAGCGAAACGCCCGAGGCGAAGGTGCGCGGCTACCAGCCGGGCCGCTTCAGCTTCAACGTCAAGGGCGGACGCTGCGAGGCGTGCTCGGGCGATGGCACGATCAAGATCGAGATGAATTTCCTGCCCGACGTCTACGTCGACTGCGAGGTGTGCCACGGCAAGCGGTACAACCGCGACACGCTCTCGGTCCACTACAAGGGCAAGAACATCGCCGAGGTGCTCGAGATGCCGATCGAGGAGGCCGCCGAGTTCTTCGAGCCGATCCAGGCCATCCACCGCTACCTGAAGACGCTCGTCGACGTCGGCCTGGGCTACGTCCGCCTGGGTCAATCGGCGACGACGCTCAGCGGCGGCGAAGCGCAGCGCGTCAAGCTGGCCACCGAGCTGCAGCGTCGCAGCAACGGGCGCAGCGTCTACGTGCTCGACGAGCCGACCACGGGCCTGCACTTCGAGGACGTGCAGCGTCTGCTCGAGGTGTTGAACAGCCTGGTCGACAAGGGCAACACGGTGATCGTGATCGAGCACAACCTCGATGTCATCAAGTCCTCGGACTGGGTCATCGATCTCGGCCCGGAGGGCGGATCCGGCGGCGGCCAGGTCGTCGCGACGGGAACCCCCGAGCAGGTGGCGCAGACGGAAGGCAGCTTCACGGGTGCCTTCCTGGCGGAGGTGCTCGGCATCACCGCGGTGCGCAAGGCCGGGTGA
- the tpiA gene encoding triose-phosphate isomerase, producing MAVTGRTPFIAGNWKMNLDHQQAIAFVQKLHWSLKEAKHVEGSVEVGIFPPFTDLRTVQTLLDADKISFALGAQDLSTKDSGAYTGEVSGAFLAKLNCGYVIVGHSERREYHDETDEVVAAKAQAALRHGLVPVICVGETSEDLEKFGASAVPVGQLEVALEGLPSEADIVVAYEPVWAIGSGQAATPEQAQEVCAKLRDVIAAKLGPDAAQRTRVLYGGSVKSTNIASFMREPDIDGALVGGASLVVGEFAAIVRYQKHVGV from the coding sequence ATGGCAGTGACAGGTCGCACCCCGTTCATCGCGGGCAACTGGAAGATGAACCTCGACCACCAGCAGGCGATCGCGTTCGTGCAGAAGCTGCACTGGTCGCTCAAGGAGGCCAAGCACGTAGAGGGCAGTGTCGAGGTGGGGATCTTCCCGCCCTTCACCGACCTGCGGACCGTCCAGACGCTGCTGGACGCCGACAAGATCTCTTTCGCGCTCGGCGCGCAGGATCTGTCCACGAAGGACTCCGGCGCATACACCGGCGAGGTCTCCGGGGCCTTCCTGGCGAAGCTGAACTGCGGGTACGTCATCGTGGGACACTCCGAGCGCCGCGAATACCACGATGAGACCGACGAGGTTGTCGCTGCGAAGGCGCAGGCGGCGCTTCGCCATGGGCTTGTCCCCGTGATCTGTGTCGGTGAGACGTCCGAGGACCTGGAGAAGTTCGGCGCCAGCGCCGTCCCCGTCGGGCAGCTCGAAGTCGCGCTCGAAGGCCTGCCGTCGGAAGCGGATATCGTCGTGGCTTACGAGCCGGTCTGGGCCATCGGCTCGGGCCAGGCCGCCACACCCGAGCAGGCGCAAGAGGTCTGCGCGAAGCTGCGCGACGTGATCGCCGCGAAGCTGGGACCGGACGCCGCCCAGCGGACACGCGTCCTGTATGGCGGATCGGTGAAGTCCACGAACATCGCGAGCTTCATGCGTGAACCCGACATCGACGGTGCACTGGTGGGCGGGGCTAGTCTGGTTGTGGGCGAGTTCGCGGCCATCGTCCGCTATCAGAAACACGTCGGCGTCTGA
- the uvrC gene encoding excinuclease ABC subunit UvrC, whose amino-acid sequence MPASLPTVAYKPRPGEIPTNPGVYRFRDAAGRVLYVGKAKNLRSRLSNYFAPLRTLHERTRRMVTSAASVEWTVVDSDVDSLQLEYMWIKEFDPPFNVRYRDDKSYPFMAITLADEAPRVLVTRNHRIKGAKYFGPYPKVWAVHDTIDLMIKVFPIRTCSDASYKKAMASGRPCFPGQIGRCGGPCSMKVTIEEHRAIVDDFIAFMAGGDQRFAKELNARMREASAAMDYEAAAVYRDRLAAIDAVLSKSALVLAADTDADLFGIAEDELHAAVQQFVIRGGRVRGVRATTVEKELDITGGELVDQVLQRAYGDAAPADIPRQVLVPSLPDDAGDLEVWLRDRRGKQVSIQVAQRGRKADLLKTATLNAQQALMIHKTRRTSDYVARTQALSDLQEALGLVEAPLRIECFDVSHLSGTNVVASMVVFEDGLPRKDQYRSFGVPETTDDTDSLYQVLTRRLAYLDRPEEQADADEGTRRRPRFAYPPQLLVVDGGKPQVEAAARALADAGHEEIALCGIAKRLEEVWMPGEEYPVILPRTSEALYLLQRLRDEAHRFAISHQRRRRRRDIHSVLAEVPGLGEARIKALLRHFGSVAALKRATPEEITELPGVGPKLAAAIHAHLTSG is encoded by the coding sequence ATGCCCGCATCCCTGCCCACGGTCGCGTACAAGCCGCGACCGGGCGAGATCCCCACGAACCCGGGTGTCTACCGATTCCGGGATGCCGCGGGCCGGGTGCTGTACGTCGGCAAGGCGAAGAACCTGCGCTCGCGACTGTCGAACTACTTCGCCCCACTGCGCACCCTTCACGAGCGCACCCGCCGGATGGTCACCAGCGCGGCATCGGTGGAGTGGACCGTCGTGGACAGCGACGTGGATTCGCTGCAGCTGGAGTACATGTGGATCAAGGAGTTCGATCCGCCCTTCAACGTCCGCTACCGCGACGACAAGTCCTACCCGTTCATGGCGATCACACTCGCTGATGAGGCCCCGCGCGTGCTCGTCACGCGCAACCACCGCATCAAGGGAGCCAAGTACTTCGGTCCGTACCCGAAGGTGTGGGCGGTGCACGACACGATCGATCTGATGATCAAGGTCTTCCCGATCCGCACGTGCAGCGACGCGTCCTATAAGAAGGCGATGGCCAGCGGTCGCCCCTGCTTCCCGGGGCAGATCGGGCGCTGCGGCGGCCCCTGCTCGATGAAGGTCACGATCGAGGAGCACCGCGCGATCGTCGACGACTTCATCGCCTTCATGGCCGGCGGCGACCAGAGGTTCGCCAAGGAATTGAACGCGCGCATGCGTGAGGCGTCCGCCGCGATGGACTACGAAGCGGCGGCCGTCTACCGCGACCGCCTCGCCGCGATCGACGCGGTGCTGTCCAAGAGCGCCCTCGTGCTGGCCGCCGACACCGACGCCGACCTGTTCGGCATCGCCGAGGACGAGCTGCACGCAGCCGTCCAGCAATTCGTGATCCGCGGCGGCCGCGTGCGCGGCGTGCGGGCGACGACGGTCGAGAAGGAGCTCGACATCACCGGCGGCGAACTGGTCGACCAGGTGCTGCAGCGGGCTTACGGCGACGCCGCGCCCGCCGACATTCCGCGGCAGGTGCTCGTCCCGTCCCTCCCCGATGACGCGGGAGATCTGGAGGTGTGGCTGCGCGACCGCCGCGGCAAGCAGGTCTCGATCCAGGTCGCCCAACGCGGGCGCAAAGCCGATCTGCTCAAGACCGCGACGCTCAACGCGCAGCAGGCGCTGATGATCCACAAGACCCGGCGTACCAGCGACTACGTCGCGCGCACGCAGGCCCTCAGTGATCTGCAGGAGGCCCTGGGGTTGGTCGAGGCACCGTTGCGCATCGAGTGCTTCGACGTCTCGCATCTGAGTGGCACCAACGTCGTCGCGTCGATGGTCGTGTTCGAGGACGGTCTGCCCCGAAAGGATCAGTACCGGTCGTTCGGCGTCCCCGAGACCACCGACGACACGGACTCGCTCTACCAGGTGCTCACGCGCCGGCTGGCCTACCTCGATCGGCCCGAGGAGCAGGCGGACGCCGATGAGGGTACGCGACGGCGACCTCGTTTCGCCTACCCGCCGCAGCTGCTCGTCGTCGACGGAGGAAAGCCGCAGGTCGAAGCCGCTGCCCGCGCTCTCGCCGATGCCGGCCACGAGGAGATCGCGCTGTGCGGCATCGCGAAAAGGCTCGAGGAGGTCTGGATGCCGGGGGAGGAATACCCGGTGATCCTGCCGCGCACGAGTGAGGCCCTGTACCTGCTGCAGCGGCTGCGCGACGAGGCGCACCGCTTCGCGATCTCGCACCAGCGACGGCGGCGTCGCCGCGACATCCACAGCGTTCTGGCCGAGGTGCCCGGCTTGGGCGAGGCGCGCATCAAAGCGCTCCTTCGGCATTTCGGCTCGGTGGCCGCGTTGAAGCGCGCCACCCCGGAGGAGATCACGGAGCTGCCCGGGGTCGGTCCGAAGCTCGCGGCCGCGATTCACGCCCATCTCACGAGTGGGTAG
- the rapZ gene encoding RNase adapter RapZ, with protein MTNAEADALDAPVDERRPPGEVLIVTGMSGAGRSTAGDALEDLGWYVVDNLPPQMLRPLLELTELAAGALPRVAVVVDVRGRDLFVALPEITRALRHGRPVRVMFLDASDEVLVRRFEAVRRPHPLQGDGTILDGIRMERDRLAAVRESADVIIDTSAFNIHQLATQVIDLFSAEGAARHSVTIMSFGFKYGMPPDADLVADMRFLPNPFWNDELRAFTGESDEVREFVLSQEGAMEFIDAYTAALQPVLAGYQRENKGHSVIAIGCTGGKHRSVAVARELAARLSSVPGVAVRVKHRDLGRE; from the coding sequence ATGACCAACGCTGAGGCAGACGCGCTGGATGCTCCCGTCGATGAGCGTCGCCCGCCCGGTGAGGTGCTCATCGTCACAGGAATGTCCGGCGCGGGCCGCTCCACAGCAGGCGACGCCCTCGAGGACCTCGGCTGGTACGTGGTCGACAACCTGCCGCCGCAGATGCTCCGCCCGTTGCTGGAGCTGACCGAGCTCGCCGCCGGCGCGCTGCCTCGGGTCGCCGTGGTCGTCGATGTCCGTGGCCGCGATCTGTTCGTCGCGCTGCCCGAGATCACGCGGGCGCTGCGGCACGGACGCCCGGTGCGGGTCATGTTCCTGGACGCCTCGGACGAGGTGCTGGTGCGCCGCTTCGAGGCCGTCCGTCGCCCGCACCCTCTTCAGGGCGACGGGACGATCCTGGACGGCATCCGGATGGAACGCGATCGTCTCGCGGCCGTTCGCGAGAGCGCGGACGTCATCATCGACACCTCCGCCTTCAACATCCACCAGCTGGCCACGCAGGTCATCGATCTGTTCTCAGCGGAGGGTGCCGCGCGCCACTCGGTGACGATCATGAGTTTCGGATTCAAGTACGGGATGCCGCCGGACGCCGACCTCGTCGCCGACATGCGCTTCCTGCCGAACCCGTTCTGGAACGACGAGCTGCGCGCCTTCACCGGCGAGAGCGACGAGGTGCGCGAGTTCGTCTTGAGCCAGGAGGGGGCCATGGAGTTCATCGACGCCTACACCGCTGCCCTCCAGCCGGTCCTGGCCGGATACCAGCGCGAGAACAAGGGTCACTCCGTGATCGCCATCGGCTGCACCGGCGGGAAGCACCGATCCGTGGCGGTGGCGCGGGAACTGGCGGCGCGGCTGTCGAGCGTGCCGGGGGTCGCCGTCCGGGTGAAGCATCGTGACCTGGGTCGTGAGTGA
- the gap gene encoding type I glyceraldehyde-3-phosphate dehydrogenase, translated as MAVKIGINGFGRIGRNYLRAALAQGADLEIVAVNDLTDNKTLAHLLKYDSVSGPLGEEVSYDEDSITVGGRKIKVFEERDPANLPWGELGVDIVIESTGRFTNAEDAKKHIAGGAKKVLISAPATGDDVTIVMGVNEGEYDPATDVIISNASCTTNCLAPLAQVFNDAFGIERGFMMTAHAYTADQNLQDGPHSDLRRARGAAINIVPASTGAAKAIGHVLPELSGKLSGSSYRVPVPTGSIVDLTLITPTEGLTVDQVNAAYKAAAADGRLVGYLEYTEDPIVSSDIQGNPHSSIFDSELTNVSGNLVKVSAWYDNEWGYSNRLVDLTEYVAERL; from the coding sequence GTGGCTGTCAAGATCGGAATCAACGGCTTCGGCCGCATCGGACGCAATTACCTCCGCGCGGCGCTCGCGCAGGGTGCAGACCTGGAAATCGTGGCGGTGAACGACCTCACCGACAACAAGACCCTCGCTCACCTGCTGAAGTACGACTCCGTGAGCGGCCCCCTCGGCGAAGAGGTCTCGTACGACGAGGACTCCATCACCGTCGGCGGCAGGAAGATCAAGGTCTTCGAAGAGCGTGACCCCGCCAACCTCCCCTGGGGCGAGCTGGGCGTGGACATCGTCATCGAGTCGACCGGCCGCTTCACCAACGCAGAAGACGCGAAGAAGCACATCGCCGGCGGTGCCAAGAAGGTCCTCATCTCCGCACCCGCCACCGGCGACGACGTCACGATCGTGATGGGCGTGAACGAGGGCGAATACGACCCGGCCACCGACGTCATCATCTCCAACGCGTCCTGCACCACGAACTGCCTCGCACCGCTCGCGCAGGTCTTCAACGACGCTTTCGGCATCGAGCGCGGCTTCATGATGACCGCGCACGCCTACACGGCCGACCAGAACCTGCAGGACGGCCCGCACAGCGACCTCCGTCGTGCGCGTGGTGCCGCGATCAACATCGTCCCCGCCTCGACCGGCGCAGCCAAGGCCATCGGCCACGTGCTTCCCGAGCTGAGCGGCAAGCTCAGCGGCTCGTCCTACCGGGTGCCGGTGCCCACCGGCTCGATCGTGGACCTGACGCTCATCACCCCCACCGAGGGTCTCACCGTCGACCAGGTCAACGCCGCCTACAAGGCCGCCGCGGCCGATGGGCGACTGGTCGGGTACCTCGAGTACACCGAGGATCCCATCGTCTCCAGCGACATCCAGGGCAACCCGCACTCGTCGATCTTCGATTCGGAACTGACGAACGTCAGCGGCAACCTGGTCAAGGTTTCGGCGTGGTACGACAACGAGTGGGGCTACTCCAACCGTCTCGTCGACCTCACCGAGTACGTCGCCGAACGCCTCTAA
- the whiA gene encoding DNA-binding protein WhiA, whose amino-acid sequence MSLTADVKAELTAVRDPSPTARVAELTSLLRFSGGLHSIANRVAVEAELDSDVLARRVARDLMELYGVRPELVHVQGSGARNGSHYAVRVIEGGETLARQTGLLDQRRRPVRGLPNKLTTGSRSDLAAIWRGAFLAAGTLSEPGRSAALEITCPAPEAAMALVGAAHRLGIPAKAREVRGVPRVVVREGEAIRVALAQMGASRASSDWDQMRQRREVRAGVNRLVNFDDANLRRSAQAAVAACARVERALEILGDEVPAHLREAGELRLAHRDASLDELGHHADPPLTKDAVAGRIRRLLAMADKKAEQDGIPDTEAAVPVGAED is encoded by the coding sequence GTGTCGCTGACCGCTGACGTGAAGGCTGAACTGACGGCTGTGCGCGATCCGAGTCCCACGGCTCGAGTGGCCGAGTTGACGTCCCTCCTTCGCTTCTCGGGCGGTCTGCACTCGATCGCCAACCGCGTGGCCGTCGAGGCGGAGTTGGACTCCGACGTACTCGCTCGACGCGTCGCCCGCGACCTCATGGAGCTGTACGGAGTGCGACCTGAGCTCGTGCACGTGCAGGGATCGGGCGCCCGAAACGGCAGCCACTACGCAGTACGCGTGATCGAGGGCGGCGAGACCCTCGCCCGCCAGACCGGACTTCTGGATCAGCGGCGCCGCCCGGTGCGCGGCCTGCCGAACAAGTTGACGACCGGATCCCGCTCCGACCTGGCAGCGATCTGGCGGGGCGCCTTCCTCGCGGCGGGAACCCTCAGCGAGCCCGGCCGCTCGGCCGCCCTGGAGATCACCTGCCCGGCGCCGGAGGCGGCGATGGCTCTGGTGGGCGCCGCGCACCGTCTCGGCATCCCGGCGAAAGCCCGCGAAGTGCGCGGTGTACCGCGCGTCGTCGTCCGGGAGGGTGAGGCGATCCGAGTCGCCCTCGCGCAGATGGGCGCCAGTCGCGCCTCGAGCGACTGGGACCAGATGCGCCAGCGCCGCGAAGTGCGCGCCGGCGTCAACCGCCTGGTCAACTTCGACGATGCGAACCTGCGTCGGTCCGCCCAGGCGGCCGTCGCGGCATGCGCCCGCGTCGAGCGCGCGCTGGAGATCCTCGGCGACGAAGTGCCCGCGCACCTCCGCGAGGCGGGCGAGCTGCGCCTGGCCCATCGCGACGCGAGCCTCGACGAGCTCGGCCACCACGCGGACCCGCCTCTCACCAAGGACGCGGTCGCCGGGCGGATCCGCCGTCTGCTGGCGATGGCCGACAAGAAGGCCGAGCAGGACGGTATCCCCGACACCGAGGCTGCGGTCCCGGTGGGCGCCGAGGACTGA
- a CDS encoding phosphoglycerate kinase, producing the protein MPLRTLDSLGSLAGKRVIVRCDLNVPLKDGAITDDGRVRASLPTLNALIQQGARVVVCSHLGRPEGAPDEKYSLAPVAQRLSELLGKPVAFALDTVGESASDAVAALEDGDVAVIENLRFNPGETAKDDAERRAFAEQLAELGDVLVSDGFGVVHRKQASVYELAEILPSAAGLLIAAELDVLDRLTENPERPYTVVLGGSKVSDKLGVISHLLPRVDRLLVGGGMLFTFLAAQGHRVGASLLEADQLDIVRQYVKTAEETGVEIVLPTDVVVASKFSADAEHVVTAADRIEDTPFGASGLGLDIGPDTAARFAEVIRDSRTVFWNGPMGVFELAPFAAGTKAVAQALTDVRGLSVVGGGDSAAAVRQLGFQDDQFGHISTGGGASLEFLEGKKLPGLEVLGWQ; encoded by the coding sequence ATGCCTCTGCGCACCCTCGACTCGCTGGGTTCGCTCGCCGGCAAGCGGGTCATCGTCCGCTGCGATCTCAACGTCCCCCTGAAGGACGGCGCGATCACGGACGATGGCCGCGTGCGAGCGTCGCTTCCCACTCTCAACGCGCTCATCCAGCAAGGTGCCCGCGTCGTGGTCTGCTCGCACCTGGGTCGCCCTGAGGGCGCCCCTGACGAGAAGTACAGCCTCGCACCGGTCGCGCAGCGGCTGTCGGAGCTGCTCGGCAAGCCGGTCGCGTTCGCGCTGGACACGGTGGGGGAGTCCGCCTCCGATGCGGTGGCCGCACTCGAAGACGGCGACGTCGCGGTGATCGAGAACCTCCGATTCAACCCCGGAGAGACCGCGAAGGACGACGCCGAGCGCCGCGCCTTCGCCGAGCAGCTCGCGGAACTCGGCGACGTGCTCGTCTCGGACGGTTTCGGAGTCGTGCATCGCAAGCAGGCGAGCGTCTACGAGCTCGCCGAGATCCTGCCGTCCGCTGCCGGGCTGCTGATCGCGGCCGAGCTCGACGTCCTCGACCGTCTGACCGAGAACCCGGAGCGCCCCTACACCGTCGTGCTCGGCGGCTCCAAGGTCAGCGACAAGCTGGGTGTCATCTCGCACCTGCTCCCGCGGGTGGACCGGCTGCTGGTCGGGGGCGGGATGCTGTTCACCTTCCTCGCCGCCCAGGGCCACCGCGTCGGCGCAAGCCTGCTGGAGGCCGACCAGCTCGACATCGTGCGCCAGTACGTGAAGACCGCAGAGGAGACCGGGGTCGAGATCGTCCTGCCGACCGACGTCGTCGTTGCGTCGAAATTCAGTGCGGATGCCGAACACGTCGTGACGGCCGCCGACCGGATCGAGGACACACCGTTCGGTGCGTCCGGTCTCGGGCTGGACATCGGGCCCGACACCGCCGCACGTTTCGCGGAGGTCATCCGCGACAGCCGGACGGTGTTCTGGAACGGCCCCATGGGCGTGTTCGAACTCGCACCGTTCGCAGCCGGCACGAAGGCAGTCGCACAGGCTCTCACCGACGTGCGTGGACTGAGCGTCGTCGGCGGCGGCGATTCGGCCGCGGCCGTGCGTCAGCTGGGATTCCAGGACGATCAGTTCGGTCATATCTCGACGGGCGGCGGAGCAAGCCTGGAATTCCTCGAGGGCAAGAAGCTCCCCGGACTGGAGGTCCTCGGATGGCAGTGA